A genomic window from Pseudonocardia broussonetiae includes:
- a CDS encoding acyl-CoA dehydrogenase family protein, which yields MKRTLYESDHEDFREAFRRFLEVEVVPHHLDWEREGIVPRSLFTTAGKSGFLGMDVPEEYGGGGVADFRFNAVVAEEIARSGAAAAGLGLTLHNDISLPYFLSYCSPEQRERWLPGIVSGELITAIAMTEPGIGSDLASMTTTAVRQGDHYVVNGAKTFITNGINADLVITAVKTDPTQKHRGMSLLVLERGMEGFERGRNLDKLGQHAQDTAELSFTNVQVPVTNLLGSEEGQGFTQLVTNLPQERLSIAISAVAAARTALEQTLEYVKERKAFGQPIGSFQNSRFVLAEIATEVDIAEHYVDDCVRALNAGELTAVDASKAKWWCTELQGRAVDRCLQLHGGYGYMNEYPIARAYADARITRIYGGATEIMKEVIGKSMGL from the coding sequence ATGAAGCGCACGCTCTACGAGTCGGACCACGAGGACTTCCGGGAGGCGTTCCGGCGCTTCCTGGAGGTCGAGGTCGTGCCCCACCACCTCGACTGGGAGCGCGAGGGCATCGTGCCGCGCTCGCTGTTCACCACGGCGGGCAAGTCCGGGTTCCTCGGCATGGACGTCCCCGAGGAGTACGGCGGCGGCGGGGTGGCCGACTTCCGGTTCAACGCCGTCGTCGCGGAGGAGATCGCGCGCAGCGGGGCGGCCGCGGCCGGCCTCGGCCTCACGCTGCACAACGACATCTCGCTGCCCTACTTCCTGTCCTACTGCTCGCCCGAGCAGCGCGAGCGCTGGCTGCCGGGCATCGTCTCGGGCGAGCTGATCACCGCGATCGCGATGACGGAGCCGGGCATCGGCTCCGACCTCGCGTCGATGACGACCACGGCCGTCCGCCAGGGCGACCACTACGTCGTCAACGGGGCGAAGACGTTCATCACCAACGGCATCAACGCCGACCTGGTGATCACCGCGGTGAAGACCGACCCCACGCAGAAGCACCGCGGCATGTCGCTGCTCGTCCTGGAGCGCGGCATGGAGGGGTTCGAGCGGGGGCGCAACCTCGACAAGCTCGGCCAGCACGCCCAGGACACCGCCGAGCTGTCGTTCACGAACGTCCAGGTGCCGGTCACGAACCTCCTCGGCTCCGAGGAGGGGCAGGGCTTCACCCAGCTCGTCACGAACCTGCCCCAGGAGCGGCTCTCCATCGCCATCTCGGCGGTGGCCGCCGCGCGCACGGCGCTGGAGCAGACGCTGGAGTACGTGAAGGAGCGCAAGGCGTTCGGGCAGCCGATCGGGTCGTTCCAGAACTCGCGGTTCGTGCTGGCCGAGATCGCCACCGAGGTCGACATCGCCGAGCACTACGTCGACGACTGCGTGCGCGCGCTCAACGCGGGCGAGCTCACCGCCGTCGACGCCTCGAAGGCGAAGTGGTGGTGCACCGAGCTGCAGGGCCGGGCGGTCGACCGCTGCCTGCAGCTGCACGGCGGCTACGGGTACATGAACGAGTACCCGATCGCCCGCGCCTACGCCGACGCCCGGATCACCCGCATCTACGGCGGCGCGACCGAGATCATGAAGGAGGTCATCGGGAAGTCGATGGGCCTGTGA
- a CDS encoding thiolase family protein, whose protein sequence is MRDAVIVEAVRTPVGKRNGGLSGVHPADLSAHVLRSLAGRTGIDPSVVDDVVWGCVSQIGEQTFDIARTAVLSAGWPETVTGVTVDRQCGSSQQSVHFAAAGLVAGQYDVVVAGGVESMSRVPMGSSIAGADPYGADFTARYGDVRPNQGVGAEMIAERWGFSRTQLDEYSVASHEKAAAAQDEGRFDGQIAPVTLPDGTVVSRDEGIRRGSSVESLAGLKTVFKPEGGVITAGNASQISDGSAALLMMTSEKARELGLTPIVRVHTAVLAGADPVIMLTAPIPATQKALAKSGLRLDEIGAFEVNEAFAPVPLAWLADLGADAKGLNPNGGAIALGHPLGGSGARLMTTLVHHMRDQGVRYGLQTMCEGGGQANATILELL, encoded by the coding sequence ATGCGGGACGCAGTGATCGTCGAGGCCGTGCGCACGCCGGTGGGCAAGCGCAACGGGGGCCTGTCCGGGGTGCACCCCGCCGACCTGTCCGCGCACGTGCTGCGCAGCCTGGCCGGGCGCACGGGCATCGACCCGTCGGTCGTCGACGACGTCGTCTGGGGCTGCGTGTCCCAGATCGGCGAGCAGACCTTCGACATCGCGCGCACCGCGGTGCTCTCGGCCGGGTGGCCGGAGACCGTCACGGGCGTCACCGTCGACCGGCAGTGCGGGTCGAGCCAGCAGTCGGTGCACTTCGCCGCGGCCGGTCTGGTCGCGGGGCAGTACGACGTCGTCGTCGCCGGTGGCGTCGAGTCGATGAGCCGGGTGCCGATGGGCTCCTCGATCGCCGGCGCCGACCCGTACGGCGCCGACTTCACCGCCCGCTACGGCGACGTGCGCCCCAACCAGGGCGTCGGCGCCGAGATGATCGCCGAGCGCTGGGGCTTCTCCCGCACCCAGCTCGACGAGTACTCCGTGGCCAGCCACGAGAAGGCGGCGGCCGCGCAGGACGAGGGCCGGTTCGACGGCCAGATCGCCCCGGTCACGCTGCCCGACGGCACCGTCGTCAGCCGTGACGAGGGCATCCGCCGCGGCTCGTCGGTGGAGTCGCTCGCCGGGCTCAAGACCGTCTTCAAGCCCGAGGGCGGCGTGATCACCGCCGGCAACGCCTCGCAGATCTCCGACGGCTCCGCCGCGCTGCTGATGATGACCAGCGAGAAGGCCCGCGAGCTGGGGCTCACGCCGATCGTGCGCGTGCACACGGCCGTCCTCGCCGGCGCCGACCCGGTGATCATGCTGACCGCGCCCATCCCGGCCACGCAGAAGGCGCTGGCGAAGTCGGGCCTGCGCCTCGACGAGATCGGCGCGTTCGAGGTCAACGAGGCGTTCGCGCCGGTGCCGCTGGCCTGGCTGGCCGACCTCGGCGCCGACGCCAAGGGCCTCAACCCCAACGGCGGCGCGATCGCCCTCGGGCACCCGCTGGGCGGCTCGGGCGCGCGGCTGATGACCACGCTCGTGCACCACATGCGCGACCAGGGCGTCCGCTACGGCCTGCAGACCATGTGCGAGGGCGGCGGCCAGGCCAACGCCACCATCCTCGAGCTGCTCTGA
- a CDS encoding GntR family transcriptional regulator → MSETPGVPRLDPGERLSPQIARLIRELIMTGEATGHAKLRTEHLAARFGVSATPVREALMSLHGEGLVSFQPGRGFRVVPMTRQDLLDLYDAQAYFAGELTVRAATRLTDQDLETLHRMQADLIRALEQGDGQASETIEIGLHRVINMASDAPKLRWLLKSTTRYAPFRSWSRVAHWAAAAPEDHLLVLRALERRSPATAGAAMTAHIHNVADLLADHLAEQGVLSETGTEADGRMRRHLAGLPGRPGPDPGGNASHPG, encoded by the coding sequence CCCGGGCGAGCGGCTCAGTCCGCAGATCGCCCGGCTGATCCGCGAGCTGATCATGACCGGCGAGGCCACCGGGCACGCCAAGCTGCGCACCGAGCACCTCGCCGCGCGGTTCGGCGTCAGCGCCACCCCGGTGCGCGAGGCGCTGATGTCGCTGCACGGCGAGGGGCTCGTCAGCTTCCAGCCCGGACGCGGGTTCCGCGTCGTGCCGATGACGCGCCAGGACCTGCTCGACCTCTACGACGCCCAGGCCTACTTCGCGGGCGAGCTCACCGTGCGGGCCGCCACCCGGCTGACCGACCAGGACCTCGAGACGCTGCACCGCATGCAGGCCGACCTCATCCGCGCGCTGGAGCAGGGCGACGGGCAGGCGTCGGAGACGATCGAGATCGGGCTGCACCGCGTCATCAACATGGCGTCGGACGCGCCCAAGCTGCGCTGGCTGCTCAAGTCGACCACCCGCTACGCCCCGTTCCGCTCGTGGAGCCGGGTGGCGCACTGGGCCGCCGCGGCGCCCGAGGACCACCTGCTGGTCCTGCGGGCGCTGGAGCGGCGCAGCCCCGCCACCGCGGGCGCGGCGATGACGGCGCACATCCACAACGTCGCCGACCTGCTCGCCGACCACCTGGCCGAGCAGGGCGTGCTCAGCGAGACCGGCACCGAGGCCGACGGCCGGATGCGGCGCCACCTCGCGGGGCTGCCCGGGCGGCCCGGCCCCGACCCGGGCGGGAACGCGTCACACCCCGGTTGA